A stretch of Crossiella cryophila DNA encodes these proteins:
- a CDS encoding type II secretion system F family protein, which produces MTTVSVVLGVVLAAALGLAVAGLRTSPVPPVRDGSGSRGGAVAVRPRQWAWLKPLMLGLVVGGVVGWASGWPVAAVAAGLGAVLVPRAVTQPGNRGMITTLEAVAEWTRRLADLLGTGAGGLETAITASAATAPAAIAEPVQALAASTRVGGLDPALWEFARQLDHAAAHRVVACLILRHRSGGRGLIPILNELASSLRQDVAGRRQVEADRAKIRTSVRALLAIITAMTVGLLAATEDYLAPFDTLTGQLWLALVIGLIALACTWLAALTRLRPEPGFLLRPQTSGSAARRWRS; this is translated from the coding sequence ATGACCACCGTGTCGGTGGTGCTGGGTGTGGTCTTGGCGGCCGCGCTCGGACTCGCTGTCGCCGGTCTCCGGACCTCGCCGGTGCCTCCGGTGCGGGATGGTTCTGGTTCCCGCGGGGGTGCCGTGGCGGTCCGGCCGCGGCAGTGGGCCTGGCTGAAGCCGTTGATGCTGGGCCTGGTGGTCGGCGGAGTGGTGGGCTGGGCCAGCGGGTGGCCGGTCGCCGCCGTGGCCGCCGGACTCGGCGCAGTGCTGGTGCCCCGCGCGGTAACGCAACCGGGCAACCGCGGCATGATCACCACCCTGGAGGCCGTGGCCGAATGGACCCGCCGGTTGGCCGACCTGCTCGGCACCGGCGCCGGCGGCCTGGAAACCGCGATCACCGCCAGCGCCGCCACCGCCCCCGCCGCCATCGCCGAACCCGTGCAGGCCCTGGCCGCCAGCACCCGCGTCGGCGGGCTGGACCCGGCACTGTGGGAGTTCGCCCGCCAACTCGACCACGCCGCCGCCCACCGCGTGGTGGCCTGCCTGATCCTGCGCCACCGCAGCGGCGGCCGCGGCCTGATCCCGATCCTCAACGAACTGGCCAGCTCCCTGCGCCAGGATGTAGCCGGACGCCGCCAGGTCGAAGCCGACCGCGCCAAGATCCGCACCTCCGTGCGCGCCCTGCTGGCCATCATCACCGCTATGACCGTGGGCCTGCTGGCCGCCACCGAGGACTACCTCGCCCCCTTCGACACCCTCACCGGACAGTTGTGGCTGGCCCTGGTCATCGGCCTGATCGCCCTGGCCTGCACCTGGCTGGCCGCGCTGACCCGCCTCCGGCCCGAGCCGGGATTCCTGCTGCGCCCCCAGACCTCCGGCAGTGCCGCGCGGAGGTGGCGGTCATGA
- a CDS encoding TadE family protein: MTTTIHTGQTQASRARRDDRGAATVQLAVLMPVVLLLFALATQLGLLWYARSLCQAAAQAGLQAARTVTGTPADGQQAAHSFLERAGTGLLTNTAVTATATTSTVSVEVSATVPRLLPLPGLELRVIRSVTGAQERFTTPADTGRPR; the protein is encoded by the coding sequence ATGACCACCACCATCCACACAGGACAGACCCAGGCCAGCCGAGCCCGGCGGGATGATCGTGGTGCGGCGACGGTGCAGCTGGCCGTGCTGATGCCGGTCGTGCTCCTGCTGTTCGCCCTGGCCACTCAGCTCGGGCTCCTCTGGTACGCCCGCAGCCTGTGCCAAGCAGCAGCCCAAGCCGGACTTCAGGCTGCCCGCACCGTCACCGGCACCCCCGCCGACGGCCAGCAGGCCGCCCATTCCTTCCTGGAGCGGGCCGGCACCGGCCTGCTTACCAACACCGCGGTCACCGCGACCGCCACCACGAGCACGGTGAGCGTGGAGGTCTCGGCCACCGTGCCGCGCCTGCTTCCCTTGCCTGGGCTGGAGTTGCGGGTCATCCGAAGCGTCACCGGCGCCCAGGAACGCTTCACCACCCCCGCCGACACCGGGAGGCCACGATGA
- a CDS encoding SAF domain-containing protein → MPRRRRWWLLIAAVVLAAGAGYGNYLLISAHDARVTVLVLARQVEWGQRITEADLATARIVEDPAVHMIREEDRATVLGKTAATGLPEGSVLAPKHLTADAIPAAGQHVVALAIKSGQLLARGLHPGERVQVTPIAANQTSVDGALRGTGFAARVLVVGKPDTQGALTVDVVITADQLTTATAAAAGPVILTLLGPGN, encoded by the coding sequence TTGCCGAGGCGGCGGCGCTGGTGGTTGCTGATCGCCGCGGTGGTGCTGGCCGCCGGGGCCGGCTACGGCAACTACCTGCTCATCTCCGCCCACGATGCCCGGGTCACGGTGCTGGTGCTGGCGCGCCAGGTCGAGTGGGGGCAGCGGATCACCGAGGCCGACCTGGCCACGGCCCGCATCGTCGAAGACCCCGCCGTGCACATGATCCGCGAGGAAGACCGCGCCACCGTGCTCGGCAAGACCGCGGCCACCGGGTTACCCGAGGGCAGCGTGCTCGCCCCGAAACACCTGACCGCAGACGCGATTCCCGCTGCGGGACAACACGTTGTCGCACTGGCGATCAAATCGGGCCAGTTGCTCGCCCGCGGTCTGCACCCCGGCGAACGGGTCCAGGTGACCCCGATCGCCGCCAACCAGACCAGCGTGGACGGGGCGCTTCGGGGAACAGGGTTCGCCGCCCGGGTGCTGGTCGTCGGTAAGCCGGATACCCAAGGTGCGCTCACCGTCGACGTCGTGATCACCGCCGACCAGCTCACCACGGCGACCGCGGCCGCGGCCGGTCCGGTGATCCTGACCCTGCTCGGCCCCGGGAACTAG
- a CDS encoding prepilin peptidase, whose product MLSVVAYQLAGAGTGLLWAACQVRMGRARDRRELWLRGIGLSVAGLLLTTWLACRLRDAPATAAWCWLAVFSLVLAAVDLEHRRLPHPLTAALGLGGVVLLALASVMLGAFGGLWRALAAAAVVGLVTVAVHVLWPAGFGGGDAVLLPVLALFLGFLGWEHVVRGLTLSFLLTGLVAVALLAIGRAQWGHGAGFPAGPPLLAGALLVVITH is encoded by the coding sequence ATGCTGTCGGTCGTCGCCTATCAGCTCGCCGGAGCTGGCACGGGGCTCCTGTGGGCCGCCTGTCAGGTCCGAATGGGACGAGCGCGGGATCGGCGCGAACTGTGGCTGCGGGGCATCGGGCTGTCCGTGGCGGGGTTGTTGCTGACCACCTGGTTGGCCTGCCGTTTACGCGACGCCCCGGCCACAGCGGCCTGGTGCTGGCTGGCGGTGTTCAGTCTGGTCTTGGCGGCCGTCGACCTGGAGCACAGGCGATTGCCGCACCCGCTGACCGCCGCGCTGGGGCTCGGCGGGGTGGTGCTACTCGCCTTGGCCTCGGTAATGCTCGGCGCGTTCGGCGGGCTGTGGCGCGCCCTGGCCGCCGCGGCCGTAGTCGGGCTGGTGACCGTAGCCGTGCACGTGCTCTGGCCTGCGGGGTTTGGCGGGGGCGACGCGGTGTTGTTGCCCGTCCTGGCCCTCTTCCTGGGGTTCCTGGGCTGGGAGCACGTTGTCCGCGGGCTGACGCTGTCGTTCTTGCTGACCGGGTTGGTCGCGGTCGCCCTGCTGGCCATCGGGCGCGCCCAGTGGGGGCACGGCGCCGGGTTTCCCGCTGGGCCGCCGCTGCTTGCCGGTGCACTGCTCGTGGTGATCACCCACTGA
- a CDS encoding CpaF family protein: protein MTAERPEPARPPRRGGLHAVPTDPHTPPTDAPRTRPDPELVRQLRLIVAARRAEADQDDADGQDLAAEHARVLALVQEEITAWVVRNAQAGHPPVTMTFERELAQAVVASMAGLGTLLPLLEQEDVENVHIHGYDQVWLDLADGTLQRWPYAVADSDATLTAMVTDLAARMGRTAREFSSANPMTSFRLPIGGVLGARLSAVIGVSGRPRIAIRRHRLHDAGLDDLIRAGTVDTILVAFLRAAVLAGRNILVTGGPYTGKTTFLRCLAREIPAHEHLATVEDDAELGLDLLGTHTLVTPLETRQANAEGVGAIDLDDLLKQVLRHSPGRVLVGEVRAGEVTSLLRALGNGAVGGGMATLHAGSAAAVPDRIAALGQLAVPPLPVEAAYRWTASAVHLIVHLAKTDHHDPHSGRSCRQRYITEIAEIGPVGETGRPDLTRIFSPRPVDGRAIPDFPPSPALLTELVRHGFDPGLLHQVDGDWQPAQLRRDLP from the coding sequence ATGACCGCGGAACGACCCGAACCCGCCCGGCCACCCCGGCGCGGCGGACTCCACGCCGTCCCCACCGATCCCCACACCCCGCCGACCGATGCACCGAGGACGAGACCGGACCCGGAACTGGTGCGGCAGCTCCGCCTCATCGTCGCCGCGCGTCGAGCCGAAGCCGACCAGGACGACGCCGATGGACAGGATCTCGCCGCGGAGCATGCCCGCGTGCTGGCGCTGGTGCAGGAGGAGATCACCGCCTGGGTGGTGCGCAACGCCCAGGCCGGGCACCCGCCGGTGACGATGACCTTCGAGCGCGAACTCGCCCAGGCAGTGGTCGCCTCCATGGCCGGGCTCGGCACCCTCTTGCCCCTGCTGGAACAGGAGGACGTCGAGAACGTCCACATCCACGGCTACGACCAGGTGTGGCTGGACCTGGCCGACGGCACGCTCCAACGCTGGCCGTACGCGGTGGCCGACTCCGACGCCACGCTCACCGCCATGGTGACCGATCTGGCCGCCCGCATGGGTCGCACCGCCCGCGAGTTCAGCTCGGCCAATCCCATGACCAGCTTCCGCCTGCCCATCGGCGGCGTGCTGGGCGCCCGGCTGTCCGCGGTGATCGGGGTGTCGGGCCGGCCGCGGATCGCCATCCGCCGCCACCGCCTGCACGATGCCGGCTTGGACGACCTGATCCGCGCCGGCACCGTCGACACGATTCTGGTGGCGTTCTTGCGGGCGGCGGTCCTGGCAGGGCGCAACATCCTGGTCACCGGCGGCCCCTACACCGGCAAGACCACCTTCTTGCGCTGCCTGGCCCGCGAGATCCCCGCCCACGAACACCTTGCCACCGTGGAAGATGACGCCGAACTGGGCCTGGACCTGCTGGGCACCCACACGCTGGTGACGCCGCTGGAGACCCGACAGGCCAATGCCGAGGGCGTTGGCGCGATCGACCTGGACGACCTGCTCAAGCAAGTCCTGCGTCACTCACCGGGCCGGGTCCTGGTCGGGGAAGTCCGGGCCGGAGAGGTCACCTCACTGCTGCGCGCCTTGGGCAACGGCGCAGTCGGCGGCGGCATGGCCACCCTGCACGCAGGCTCCGCCGCCGCGGTCCCCGACCGCATCGCCGCCCTCGGCCAACTCGCCGTGCCACCGCTGCCGGTGGAGGCCGCCTACCGCTGGACAGCCTCAGCGGTGCACCTGATCGTGCATCTGGCCAAGACCGACCACCACGACCCGCACTCCGGCCGATCCTGCCGCCAGCGCTACATCACCGAGATCGCCGAAATCGGCCCGGTCGGCGAGACCGGCCGCCCCGACCTCACCCGCATCTTCAGCCCCCGCCCGGTCGACGGCCGGGCGATCCCGGACTTCCCGCCCAGCCCGGCCCTGCTGACCGAGCTGGTCCGGCACGGCTTCGATCCCGGTCTGCTGCACCAGGTCGACGGGGACTGGCAACCTGCACAACTCCGCCGGGACCTGCCATGA
- a CDS encoding GGDEF domain-containing protein: MAVRTTRTAATLGDRAAAEDRQQHAELPAPRTQHREDQPTAAAGAEQPVGACCRACGQAVGSAGVDFVTRLPDRWGWTIGASQLVAEAAAQGEALVLLVLDLDDFKAVNDVHGHPAGDVVLGAVADVLRGAVGPRDVLARYGGDEFLALCLVADAHEAIRVAHRLGKLVRDLSIVTRGAPPDDFAVRISVTAAVGAAAFRPTRPTRDGRVISLLAAAFRHADSALLEAKGADEDREDRECLVFLGPAGGEFAIV; this comes from the coding sequence ATGGCGGTGCGTACGACGCGAACAGCAGCCACGCTCGGAGACCGGGCTGCGGCCGAAGACCGCCAACAACACGCTGAGTTACCAGCGCCGCGTACACAACATAGGGAGGACCAGCCGACTGCCGCGGCGGGTGCCGAGCAGCCTGTTGGAGCGTGTTGCCGTGCCTGCGGTCAGGCGGTCGGGAGCGCGGGCGTCGACTTCGTGACGAGGTTGCCGGATCGGTGGGGCTGGACGATTGGGGCGTCACAGCTTGTCGCCGAGGCCGCGGCGCAGGGGGAAGCGCTTGTGTTGCTGGTGCTGGACCTCGATGACTTCAAGGCGGTGAACGACGTGCACGGGCACCCGGCAGGGGACGTGGTGCTCGGCGCCGTCGCCGACGTGCTCCGCGGTGCCGTCGGACCGCGGGACGTGCTCGCCCGGTACGGCGGTGACGAGTTCCTGGCGTTGTGCCTCGTGGCGGACGCGCACGAGGCGATCCGGGTCGCCCACCGCCTGGGAAAGCTGGTGCGAGACCTGAGCATCGTCACCAGGGGTGCGCCGCCGGACGACTTCGCCGTGCGCATCTCCGTGACGGCCGCGGTCGGGGCCGCCGCGTTCCGGCCAACGCGACCAACTCGCGACGGGCGCGTTATCTCTCTTCTTGCAGCGGCGTTCCGGCATGCGGACAGCGCCCTGCTGGAGGCGAAGGGAGCTGACGAGGACCGTGAGGACCGTGAGTGCCTGGTGTTCCTTGGTCCGGCGGGAGGTGAGTTCGCGATCGTGTGA
- a CDS encoding type II secretion system F family protein: protein MNSTVVVVALGACAGLAVALLIAALVPAPRMDLVAAMTQVQNRHSPTDAAGTPRARRRWRPGQVLEVLAERAASSDSRWWGAPVVELELLQRTVIGYVAARLGWGLLTCASIILIGSALGVDVLTVVVLAVAGAFAGSLIPAARVRRAAAAVRLEFARTLASYLELVAQERSAGAAPTAALTEAATIGNGLVFNRIREILTRTRHTGTPAWDALSQWGQRFQIPAMVELADITATAADGAAIYTTLTAKAAALRQAALASDREEANRRSETLVGPLACLLFAFMILIIYPLFTRLLERM from the coding sequence ATGAACTCCACGGTGGTGGTCGTGGCGCTGGGCGCCTGCGCCGGACTGGCGGTGGCGTTGCTGATCGCCGCATTGGTACCGGCACCGCGGATGGACCTGGTCGCGGCCATGACCCAGGTGCAGAACCGCCACAGCCCAACCGATGCAGCCGGGACGCCTCGTGCTCGGCGGCGGTGGCGACCAGGGCAGGTGCTGGAGGTGCTCGCCGAGCGCGCGGCCAGCTCGGACAGCCGGTGGTGGGGTGCCCCGGTGGTCGAGCTGGAGCTGTTGCAGCGCACCGTCATCGGCTACGTCGCCGCGCGCCTGGGATGGGGCCTTCTCACCTGCGCCTCCATCATCCTCATCGGCAGCGCGCTCGGTGTGGACGTGCTCACCGTCGTGGTACTGGCCGTAGCCGGTGCCTTCGCCGGGTCGCTGATCCCTGCGGCCCGGGTTCGGCGGGCCGCCGCCGCGGTGCGGCTGGAGTTCGCGCGCACCCTGGCCTCCTACCTCGAACTCGTCGCGCAGGAACGCTCGGCCGGTGCCGCGCCTACCGCGGCCCTGACCGAGGCCGCCACGATCGGCAACGGCCTGGTGTTCAACCGCATCCGGGAGATCCTCACCCGCACCCGACACACCGGAACACCTGCTTGGGACGCCCTTTCTCAGTGGGGGCAACGGTTCCAGATCCCCGCGATGGTCGAGCTGGCCGACATCACGGCCACCGCCGCGGACGGCGCGGCCATCTACACCACCCTGACCGCCAAGGCCGCCGCACTGCGCCAAGCCGCCCTGGCCAGTGACCGGGAAGAGGCCAACCGGCGCTCGGAAACCCTCGTCGGCCCCCTGGCCTGCCTGCTGTTCGCCTTCATGATCCTCATCATCTACCCGCTGTTCACTCGCCTGCTCGAAAGGATGTAA
- a CDS encoding TadE/TadG family type IV pilus assembly protein, with protein MTRRPRHRGWDAAGSVSVEFAAAAGPVLLLTIAAMIAAGRIMLADNVITDAATAAARTASLARTAAHARQTATATAYRVLTEQRLHCRSITVTLDTSGFTVPLGQPATVSATVTCVAELSDLALPGLPGTRTLQETFTSPLDSFRGRT; from the coding sequence ATGACCCGCCGCCCACGCCACCGCGGATGGGACGCGGCCGGGTCGGTCAGCGTGGAGTTCGCCGCCGCCGCAGGTCCCGTGCTGCTGCTGACGATCGCGGCCATGATCGCCGCCGGGCGGATCATGCTGGCCGACAACGTGATCACCGACGCCGCCACCGCCGCGGCCCGCACCGCGTCCCTGGCCCGCACCGCTGCCCACGCACGCCAGACAGCCACCGCGACCGCGTACCGGGTACTCACTGAACAGCGACTGCACTGCCGCAGTATCACCGTCACCCTGGACACCTCCGGCTTCACCGTCCCCCTCGGCCAGCCCGCGACCGTGTCCGCGACGGTGACCTGCGTGGCCGAGCTGAGCGACCTGGCCCTGCCTGGACTGCCCGGCACCCGAACCCTGCAGGAGACCTTCACCAGCCCCCTGGACAGTTTCCGGGGCCGAACATGA